Proteins encoded within one genomic window of Humulus lupulus chromosome 1, drHumLupu1.1, whole genome shotgun sequence:
- the LOC133797867 gene encoding zinc finger protein ZOP1, with the protein MTEYWVSQGNKWCDFCKIYISNNPTSIRNHELGQRHKDNVSKKLADMRKDKAAKEKEEKEAARLLEQIETKAKRSYQKDVANFKEARDSHELDVDDQEKWEYDSTSGYYYNQTNGFHYDPNSGFYYSDTIGKWVSQEEARSTPQFASSSGYKESIFKKPVSASSSGLVKENKNAAKGQERPPPGPVVSASLNPMRSVKGAPSSLTVGKRKRLDGRPKVVSKEETAALKAREAAKKRVEEREKPLLGLYRH; encoded by the exons ATGACTGAG TATTGGGTTAGCCAGGGTAACAAATGGTGCGACTTCTGCAAAATATACATATCCAATAACCCTACTAGCATTAGAAACCATGAACTTGGTCAGCGTCACAAAGATAATGTTTCAAAGAAGCTTGCGGATATGCGGAAAGACAAGGCTGCTAAGGAGAAGGAAGAAAAGGAAGCAGCCAGACTTCTGGAGCAAATAGAAACA AAAGCTAAGCGCAGCTATCAGAAGGACGTGGCAAACTTTAAGGAGGCTAGAGATTCTCATGAATTAGATGTAGATGATCAAGAGA AATGGGAGTATGACAGCACTTCAGGGTATTATTACAATCAAACAAATGGTTTTCACTATGATCCAAACTCAGGCTTCTACTATTCTGATACTATCG GAAAGTGGGTGTCACAAGAAGAGGCACGCTCAACACCTCAGTTTGCATCAAGTTCTGGATATAAAGAATCAATTTTTAAAAAGCCAGTTTCAGCTTCATCGTCAGGACTAGTTAAAGAAAACAAAAACGCCGCTAAAGGTCAAGAAAGGCCTCCACCTGGGCCAGTTGTTTCAGCTTCTTTAAACCCCATGAGATCAGTTAAAGGTGCTCCTTCATCTCTTACTGTTGGCAAAAGAAAGAGGCTAGATGGGAGGCCTAAGGTGGTGTCGAAAGAAGAAACAGCTGCACTCAAAGCAAGGGAGGCTGCAAAGAAGAGAGTGGAAGAGAGAGAGAAGCCATTGCTTGGCCTTTACAGACATTAG